The following coding sequences are from one Leptospira mayottensis 200901116 window:
- a CDS encoding lipoprotein LipL36 gives MKKNVMKFAAVAALTVALSACKKSENNDDDAITLALLYLVDQTSGNCVTITKDDAAHSGAAGAGDGKPTYTATGTTKPKAACGSTFNAAFIVNNPDAVVASVQASYQAAKTKATDSGSNCAAVNTTLQALTDSATVLRVQQALAADAGNCVTLLAGGPFQTLWNLNPLTFGGSSVSVDPNPEYFGKTVYACSSEQAKERRLLQLKTATFSTITGSVATDMATNLTFWQKNAAVPAFNTKWTAEAIAAGRLINVTELTTAGKSGAALVSFGGALLSGNRACAKDILSKESEAVQNIAFSILDNSNNMFFGAITGNLLDSVITTAQAATVKEVLLTQLQCKYGDFDEEAAGNKTTVGTETNVKNIGTCPATYPKN, from the coding sequence ATGAAGAAAAATGTAATGAAATTTGCCGCAGTGGCTGCTTTAACAGTTGCACTTTCGGCTTGTAAAAAAAGCGAAAACAACGATGACGATGCGATCACACTAGCGTTATTGTATTTAGTGGATCAAACTAGCGGTAACTGTGTGACTATAACTAAAGACGATGCTGCACATTCTGGCGCTGCAGGAGCCGGAGACGGAAAACCTACTTATACAGCAACTGGAACTACAAAGCCGAAAGCTGCCTGTGGTTCTACTTTCAATGCTGCTTTTATTGTAAATAATCCGGACGCAGTCGTAGCTTCCGTTCAAGCATCCTACCAGGCGGCTAAAACTAAGGCAACTGACAGTGGCTCCAATTGTGCAGCAGTAAATACTACATTGCAAGCCCTGACTGATAGTGCAACAGTTCTTAGAGTACAGCAAGCTCTTGCAGCCGACGCTGGTAATTGTGTAACTCTATTAGCAGGCGGTCCTTTCCAGACTCTTTGGAACCTAAATCCTTTAACTTTCGGTGGAAGTTCCGTGAGCGTAGACCCTAACCCTGAATATTTCGGAAAAACCGTTTACGCATGTTCTTCCGAACAAGCAAAAGAAAGACGTCTTCTTCAATTAAAGACTGCAACTTTTTCGACCATTACAGGATCGGTTGCAACCGATATGGCAACCAATCTTACTTTTTGGCAAAAAAACGCTGCGGTTCCTGCATTTAATACTAAATGGACTGCAGAGGCTATCGCTGCGGGGCGTTTGATCAATGTTACTGAATTGACAACTGCAGGTAAATCGGGAGCGGCTTTAGTTTCATTTGGAGGAGCCCTACTTAGCGGAAATCGTGCTTGTGCTAAGGATATTTTATCTAAGGAAAGTGAAGCGGTTCAAAATATTGCTTTTTCCATCTTAGATAATAGTAATAATATGTTTTTTGGGGCAATAACAGGCAATTTATTAGACAGCGTTATTACTACTGCTCAAGCAGCAACTGTAAAGGAAGTTCTTTTGACTCAACTTCAATGTAAATACGGTGATTTTGATGAAGAAGCCGCAGGTAACAAAACTACTGTCGGAACTGAAACAAACGTAAAAAATATTGGAACTTGCCCCGCAACCTATCCTAAAAACTAA
- the lsa25.6 gene encoding adhesin Lsa25.6 — MKFSIIRNLNLVLVLLALSACKDDRIKISDLGVIDKDKKNQTAFVLQPEKLLVMVRTDSDLDGKTDLWTWVRGDDKDPKASLVFFEELIRKGNHSRTWYGPGNRKLIEQNDWDEDGRWESMVYYNASAIPKETMRIVAHVEVDLYGKGKPSLWIFPETRMELDSNEDGKPDQILTNQDRMLENFAKLQKGKEISKKDFSPMSASSSWVLNPKQIANPRYQALISQSLFPVN; from the coding sequence ATGAAATTCAGTATAATCAGAAATTTGAATTTAGTACTTGTCCTACTCGCTTTATCCGCTTGTAAAGACGACAGGATCAAAATAAGCGACTTAGGTGTAATTGACAAAGATAAGAAAAATCAAACCGCCTTCGTTCTTCAGCCCGAAAAGCTACTCGTGATGGTGCGGACGGATTCGGACTTAGACGGTAAGACGGATCTTTGGACCTGGGTCCGAGGAGATGATAAGGATCCAAAAGCAAGCCTTGTCTTTTTTGAGGAACTCATCCGAAAGGGAAACCACAGTCGGACTTGGTACGGTCCGGGCAACAGAAAATTAATCGAACAAAACGATTGGGATGAGGATGGTCGTTGGGAGTCGATGGTTTATTACAACGCATCCGCCATTCCCAAGGAAACGATGCGGATTGTAGCACATGTGGAAGTAGATCTTTATGGAAAAGGTAAACCAAGTTTATGGATTTTTCCGGAAACTCGGATGGAGTTAGATTCAAACGAGGATGGAAAACCGGATCAAATATTGACCAACCAAGATCGTATGTTGGAAAATTTCGCAAAACTCCAAAAGGGAAAAGAAATCTCAAAAAAGGATTTTAGTCCGATGTCGGCGAGTAGTTCTTGGGTTTTAAATCCGAAACAAATCGCAAATCCTCGTTATCAAGCGTTGATTAGCCAAAGCCTTTTTCCAGTAAATTAA